The Actinomycetota bacterium genome has a segment encoding these proteins:
- a CDS encoding zinc ribbon domain-containing protein: MPIYSYKCSDCEKIFDKFEKPTNSGKVKCPDCGSEALRIFSPVGIVFKGSGFYSTDYNSKSSKPASSVPPEIKKDEKEVDKKTDKASSPAESKTVKEKK; the protein is encoded by the coding sequence ATGCCGATATATAGTTACAAGTGCAGTGATTGTGAAAAAATTTTTGATAAATTTGAAAAACCGACAAACAGTGGCAAAGTAAAATGCCCGGATTGCGGCAGTGAGGCTTTAAGAATTTTTTCACCGGTCGGCATTGTCTTTAAGGGTTCGGGGTTTTACTCGACTGACTATAATTCAAAGAGTTCAAAGCCGGCTTCATCCGTTCCGCCTGAAATCAAAAAAGATGAAAAAGAAGTCGATAAAAAGACAGATAAAGCATCTTCGCCTGCAGAAAGCAAAACAGTTAAAGAAAAGAAATAA
- the xseA gene encoding exodeoxyribonuclease VII large subunit, translating into MMHFFSEQQKIYKVSELNLEIKRNLESSYFDIWVEGEISNYAFPNRKHMYFTLKDDNSMLKIAFFENSIKSSGFLFSDTAGNSVLKDGIHVYVNGYVSIYDKRSEYQIIAKNIIPVGEGNLLLAFEQLKKKLESKGLFDDACKKKPPVLPGKIGLITSKSGAVIKDIIKILNKRFGNYHLVLRNTPVQGKQAGREICSAIDELEEYGVDVIIIARGGGSFEDLSCFNEEELAERIFKCGIPVISGVGHQTDFTICDFVADVRAATPTHAAEIVILDKQETLRNIMSLSEKSRNFLKKKIAFLKREIFLISSKSIFRWPRIIVNNFWQYYYSYTEELKNNISFIISTGKKSFGILNSRLSPLILKRKIMTDTDSIRGRATLINEKYKSVLIKKRNEAGIILERLKSSNPVTILEKGYSITKLVGTGKIVGDISIVTKGDLIETSVKNGKLYSEVIRKNKY; encoded by the coding sequence ATGATGCATTTTTTTTCAGAACAGCAGAAAATATATAAAGTCAGCGAGTTAAATCTTGAGATAAAACGCAATCTCGAATCCTCATATTTTGATATATGGGTAGAAGGCGAGATCAGCAATTATGCCTTTCCCAACAGAAAGCATATGTATTTTACATTGAAAGACGATAATTCAATGCTGAAAATCGCTTTCTTTGAGAATAGTATAAAATCATCAGGTTTTCTTTTTTCAGACACTGCCGGCAATTCTGTATTGAAAGACGGTATCCATGTTTATGTAAATGGTTATGTAAGTATTTATGATAAAAGAAGCGAATACCAGATAATTGCAAAGAATATAATACCTGTCGGGGAAGGCAATCTTCTGCTTGCATTTGAGCAACTGAAGAAAAAGCTTGAAAGCAAAGGTCTTTTTGATGATGCCTGCAAAAAGAAACCTCCTGTCTTACCTGGCAAAATAGGACTCATTACTTCCAAAAGCGGAGCAGTCATAAAAGATATAATCAAGATACTGAATAAGAGATTCGGCAATTATCATCTGGTTTTAAGAAATACACCTGTGCAGGGGAAGCAGGCCGGAAGGGAAATCTGTTCAGCGATAGATGAACTGGAAGAATATGGTGTGGATGTAATAATAATTGCAAGAGGCGGGGGATCTTTTGAAGATCTAAGCTGCTTTAATGAAGAAGAACTTGCAGAAAGAATTTTTAAATGCGGTATTCCCGTAATTTCAGGTGTAGGTCATCAGACAGATTTTACTATTTGTGATTTTGTGGCGGACGTCAGAGCTGCAACTCCCACACATGCTGCCGAAATAGTGATTCTTGATAAACAGGAAACCCTCCGGAACATAATGTCATTATCAGAAAAGAGCCGGAATTTTCTGAAAAAAAAGATTGCTTTCCTGAAACGGGAGATATTTTTGATTTCCTCAAAAAGCATTTTCAGATGGCCAAGGATAATAGTCAATAATTTCTGGCAGTATTATTACAGCTATACCGAAGAACTAAAAAATAATATCAGTTTTATTATTAGTACAGGTAAAAAATCTTTTGGTATTTTAAATTCAAGACTAAGTCCTCTTATTTTAAAAAGGAAAATCATGACGGATACAGACAGTATCAGAGGCAGGGCAACTTTGATAAATGAAAAATATAAATCAGTTTTAATTAAAAAAAGAAATGAAGCCGGCATTATTCTTGAAAGGTTGAAAAGCTCAAATCCTGTTACAATACTGGAAAAAGGATATTCCATTACAAAACTTGTCGGTACCGGTAAAATTGTAGGGGATATCAGTATTGTCACCAAGGGTGATTTAATTGAAACGTCTGTAAAGAATGGAAAATTGTATTCTGAAGTAATAAGAAAAAATAAGTATTAA
- the xseB gene encoding exodeoxyribonuclease VII small subunit: protein MENKNLSFEEAMQRLEDIVNELEKEGITLENAMEKFEEGVKLSEFCVNRLNEAEKKIEELTRTENGELKVNDIKIDE from the coding sequence ATGGAAAATAAAAATCTGAGTTTTGAAGAAGCAATGCAGAGACTTGAAGATATAGTAAATGAGCTTGAAAAAGAAGGCATCACGCTTGAAAATGCAATGGAAAAATTTGAAGAAGGTGTGAAACTTTCAGAATTCTGTGTAAACAGACTGAATGAAGCGGAAAAGAAAATTGAAGAGCTAACCAGGACTGAAAATGGCGAGTTAAAGGTAAATGATATTAAAATAGATGAATAA
- the mraZ gene encoding division/cell wall cluster transcriptional repressor MraZ: MFLGEYQRNLDSKQRLFIPTKFREELTRGIAIVSKGFDEKCLFLFSIESWEELARKITNNPVTNINIQKFSRWFFKSAHEEVLDSQGRIKIDKNLADYVNIKKDVVLVGVSTRAEIWAREAWEEYDSSAEKEFSGNKKAFESLGF, translated from the coding sequence ATGTTTCTAGGTGAGTATCAGAGAAATTTAGACAGCAAACAGAGATTATTTATTCCTACAAAATTCAGGGAAGAACTTACCAGAGGAATAGCAATCGTTTCAAAAGGTTTTGATGAAAAATGCCTGTTTCTTTTTTCAATTGAGAGCTGGGAGGAACTTGCCAGGAAAATTACAAACAATCCGGTTACAAATATAAACATACAGAAGTTTTCAAGATGGTTTTTTAAATCAGCACATGAAGAAGTCCTGGATTCCCAGGGACGTATAAAGATAGATAAAAATCTTGCAGATTATGTAAATATTAAAAAAGATGTTGTGCTGGTAGGTGTTTCAACAAGGGCAGAGATCTGGGCCAGGGAGGCCTGGGAGGAATATGACAGTTCTGCCGAGAAAGAGTTTTCAGGGAATAAAAAGGCTTTTGAAAGCCTTGGTTTTTAA
- the rsmH gene encoding 16S rRNA (cytosine(1402)-N(4))-methyltransferase RsmH: MKLEQIHIPVLLKESLFYLDLKPGKVVFDGTLGGAGHTVAIFKAIAPTGIIIAADHDSQAVSTAAKLFEGNKNARLFKGNFTDVLSMINKAGIKKIDGFFLDLGMSSMQIEESGRGFSYMRDEPLDMRMDNEGDLSAFEVINYYSEEKLKDIFYKYGEENYGAAIAGNIIKFRNSKVIKTTGDLNRIIEKSIPPKARYGSRGHPSKRIFQAIRIEVNREMDNLAEGIDDGFRALNTGGRMVIISYHSLEDRIVKRKFQTMQGKCSCPSGLPECVCGARKVADILTRKAVTPGDEEIKDNPRSKSARLRAIEKLEDI; this comes from the coding sequence ATGAAGTTAGAGCAAATACACATACCTGTTCTTTTAAAAGAGAGCTTGTTTTATCTGGATCTTAAGCCGGGAAAGGTAGTATTTGACGGAACTCTTGGCGGTGCGGGCCATACCGTAGCAATATTTAAAGCCATTGCCCCCACAGGCATAATAATAGCAGCAGATCATGACAGCCAGGCTGTCAGCACCGCCGCCAAATTGTTTGAAGGAAATAAGAATGCCCGTCTTTTTAAAGGTAATTTTACAGATGTTCTATCCATGATAAATAAAGCAGGCATAAAAAAAATAGACGGTTTTTTCCTTGATCTGGGTATGTCTTCAATGCAGATAGAAGAATCCGGGAGAGGTTTCAGCTATATGCGGGATGAGCCTCTTGATATGAGAATGGACAATGAAGGAGATTTATCGGCTTTTGAAGTCATTAATTATTATTCTGAAGAAAAGCTGAAAGATATTTTTTACAAATATGGCGAAGAAAATTACGGAGCCGCAATTGCAGGAAATATAATAAAATTCCGTAATAGCAAGGTCATAAAGACAACAGGAGATCTGAATAGAATCATTGAGAAATCCATCCCCCCCAAGGCAAGATATGGTTCAAGAGGTCATCCTTCAAAAAGAATATTTCAGGCAATAAGAATAGAAGTAAACAGGGAGATGGATAATCTGGCTGAGGGAATTGATGACGGGTTCAGAGCATTAAATACAGGTGGTCGGATGGTGATAATATCTTATCACTCATTAGAAGACAGAATAGTAAAGAGAAAATTTCAGACTATGCAGGGAAAATGTTCATGTCCGTCAGGTCTGCCCGAGTGTGTATGCGGCGCCAGGAAAGTCGCGGATATTTTAACCAGAAAGGCAGTCACACCGGGGGACGAGGAAATTAAAGATAATCCGAGATCAAAAAGCGCCAGGCTGAGGGCTATAGAAAAACTGGAAGATATATAA
- a CDS encoding penicillin-binding protein 2, with the protein MIRKDNTKANRRRIIFLFFLFIAVFGLIVYRLVNIQFVFADKYKVEADYQHTGDYIIKSKRGKILDRSGIELASSLVEKTITANPKLIKDEDYVAEVIGEILGIDKERIKEKLSDKERGFVYIERKVDAYIADKISSYGFEGIGIEDECKRFYPQNELASQLIGFTDIDNIGLSGIELGYEELLRGIDGKYSAEKDVFGKIIEADEESYTAPISGSDIVLTIDSGLQFFTENVLAQAAEQYNAPRAICVVMNPGTGEIYSMAQYPTFDLNNYSDYSQEFFSNLGVSFTYEPGSTFKIVNISSAIDGGFVGPDQLFHLSPTIKVGDRIIKETHRTYGIDYTVGDIIKYSSNIGAVTVALAMGSENYYNSIIKFGFGNKTGLNIPGEEKGIIADYKAWPASTIGAIAIGQSISVTPIQLLRAASVIANGGYLVNPYIVKEIHQNNGNIEKTIPDEGIRIISSLAADSVKKMMLQVVESGTGKRAAIEDVLVCGKTGTAQKANKSGIGYSEGRVITSFIGFAPYDDPRIACVVIIDEPQGNEEEIWGGTVAAPLFAEIVEFALKKVN; encoded by the coding sequence ATGATAAGAAAAGACAATACAAAAGCCAACAGGAGAAGGATTATTTTCCTGTTTTTTTTATTTATTGCAGTTTTTGGCCTTATAGTTTACAGGCTGGTCAATATCCAGTTTGTGTTTGCTGACAAGTATAAGGTTGAAGCAGACTATCAGCATACCGGCGATTATATAATCAAATCCAAAAGGGGAAAAATATTGGACAGATCCGGTATAGAGCTTGCATCAAGTCTTGTGGAAAAAACAATTACCGCTAACCCCAAACTGATAAAAGATGAAGACTATGTTGCAGAAGTAATCGGAGAAATCCTTGGTATTGATAAGGAAAGAATAAAAGAAAAACTTTCTGACAAGGAAAGAGGTTTTGTATATATCGAGCGCAAGGTAGATGCATATATAGCTGATAAAATCAGTTCATATGGATTTGAAGGAATAGGAATAGAAGATGAATGTAAAAGATTCTATCCCCAGAATGAACTTGCAAGCCAGCTTATAGGATTTACAGATATAGATAATATCGGGCTCTCAGGCATAGAGCTTGGCTATGAAGAGCTTCTGAGAGGCATAGATGGTAAATACAGTGCAGAAAAAGATGTATTCGGAAAAATAATAGAAGCGGATGAAGAAAGCTATACTGCGCCCATATCGGGCTCTGATATAGTTCTTACAATTGATTCAGGGCTTCAGTTTTTTACTGAAAATGTGCTGGCACAGGCAGCTGAACAGTATAATGCACCAAGGGCGATATGTGTGGTGATGAATCCCGGAACCGGTGAGATATATTCAATGGCTCAGTATCCTACATTTGATTTAAACAACTATTCGGATTACTCACAGGAGTTTTTTAGCAATTTAGGTGTTTCTTTTACTTATGAGCCGGGCTCAACGTTCAAGATTGTCAATATTTCCTCCGCAATAGACGGAGGTTTTGTAGGGCCGGATCAGTTATTTCATCTTTCTCCCACCATTAAAGTAGGGGACAGGATAATAAAAGAAACACACCGTACTTATGGAATAGATTATACTGTCGGAGATATCATAAAGTATTCAAGCAATATCGGAGCAGTGACTGTTGCTCTGGCCATGGGAAGTGAAAATTATTATAACAGCATTATTAAATTTGGATTCGGAAATAAAACAGGTTTAAATATTCCCGGAGAAGAAAAAGGCATAATAGCCGATTACAAAGCCTGGCCTGCATCAACAATAGGAGCTATTGCAATCGGCCAGAGTATTTCCGTAACTCCCATTCAGCTCTTGAGGGCGGCAAGCGTAATTGCAAACGGAGGATACCTTGTCAACCCCTATATAGTGAAAGAAATTCACCAGAACAATGGGAATATTGAAAAAACCATTCCGGATGAAGGAATAAGGATAATAAGCAGTCTGGCAGCCGACAGTGTCAAAAAAATGATGCTTCAGGTTGTAGAAAGCGGGACGGGAAAACGTGCAGCAATAGAAGACGTTCTGGTATGCGGCAAAACAGGGACAGCACAAAAAGCTAATAAAAGCGGTATAGGATACAGCGAAGGAAGAGTAATTACCTCTTTCATAGGTTTTGCACCATATGATGATCCCAGGATTGCATGTGTTGTAATAATTGATGAACCGCAGGGCAATGAAGAAGAAATCTGGGGCGGAACAGTAGCTGCCCCTCTTTTTGCGGAAATAGTTGAGTTTGCACTTAAAAAAGTAAACTGA